A genomic stretch from Megalobrama amblycephala isolate DHTTF-2021 linkage group LG22, ASM1881202v1, whole genome shotgun sequence includes:
- the eif2s3 gene encoding eukaryotic translation initiation factor 2 subunit 3, with the protein MAGDESGTTLGQPHLSKQDLSTLDVSKLTPLSQEIISRQATINIGTIGHVAHGKSTVVKAISGVHTVRFKNELERNITIKLGYANAKVYKLNDPSCPRPECYRSCGSSTPDEFPTDIPGTKGNFKLVRHVSFVDCPGHDILMATMLNGAAVMDAALLLIAGNESCPQPQTSEHLAAIEIMKLKHILILQNKIDLVKESQAKEQYEQILAFVQGTVAEGAPIIPISAQLKYNIEVVCEYIVNKIPVPVRDFTSEPRLIVIRSFDVNKPGCEVDDLKGGVAGGSILKGVLKVGQEIEVRPGIVSKDHEGKLMCKPIFSKIVSLFAEHNDLQYAAPGGLIGVGTKIDPTLCRADRMVGQVLGAVGALPEIFTELEISYFLLRRLLGVRTEGDKKAAKVQKLSKNEVLMVNIGSLSTGGRVSAVKADLAKIVLTNPVCTEVGEKIALSRRVEKHWRLIGWGQIRRGVTITPTVDDD; encoded by the exons ATGGCGGGCGACGAGTCTGGTACAACGTTGGGTCAGCCTCATCTTTCTAAACAAGACCTCAGTACATTA GATGTGAGCAAACTGACTCCTCTGTCCCAAGAGATCATCAGCAGACAAGCCACAATAAACATAG GAACTATTGGTCATGTAGCCCATGGAAAATCAACAGTGGTGAAAGCGATCTCTGGAGTTCACACTGTCAGATTCAAAAATGAGCTGGAGAGAAACATTACAATCAAGTTGGGTTATGCTAATGCAAAG GTGTATAAATTGAATGATCCAAGTTGTCCACGGCCAGAGTGTTACAGGTCATGTGGCAGCAGCACACCTGATGAGTTCCCCACAGACATTCCTGGCACCAAAGGCAACTTCAAATTAGTTCG acaTGTCTCATTTGTGGATTGCCCGGGTCACGACATCTTGATGGCCACCATGTTAAACGGTGCCGCCGTAATGGATGCTGCGCTACTCCTAATCG CTGGCAATGAATCATGCCCTCAGCCACAGACGTCAGAGCATTTGGCAGCCATTGAGATCATGAAGCTCAAGCACATACTGATTCTGCAAAATAAAATCGACTTGGTGAAAGAGAGTCAGGCCAAAGAGCAGTATGAACAGATCCTGGCTTTTGTGCAGG GAACAGTAGCAGAGGGAGCTCCAATCATCCCAATCTCAGCCCAGCTCAAGTACAACATTGAGGTTGTCTGCGAGTACATTGTAAATAAGATCCCTGTGCCTGTCCGTGACTTCACCTCTGAGCCTCGCCTTATTG TAATCAGATCATTTGATGTCAATAAGCCTGGCTGTGAAGTAGATGATCTGAAAGGTGGTGTAGCTGGAGGAAGTATCCTCAAAGGAGTCCTGAAG GTTGGACAGGAGATTGAGGTCAGACCAGGTATTGTTTCTAAGGACCATGAAGGGAAACTAATGTGCAAACCTATCTTCTCCAAAATTGTCTCACTGTTTGCCGAACACAATGATCTCCAGTATGCTGCTCCTGGTGGCCTTATTG GTGTTGGCACCAAGATCGACCCTACACTGTGCAGAGCAGATCGTATGGTGGGCCAGGTCCTCGGTGCTGTGGGGGCTCTTCCTGAGATCTTCACAGAGCTTGAGATCTCCTACTTCCTTTTAAGAAGGCTGCTTGGTGTGCGCACTGAGGGTGACAAGAAAGCAGCCAAG GTTCAGAAGCTGTCGAAGAATGAGGTGCTGATGGTAAACATCGGCTCGCTGTCGACAGGAGGCCGTGTTAGTGCGGTGAAAGCTGATTTGGCCAAGATTGTGCTCACTAACCCTGTGTGCACAGAGGTGGGGGAGAAGATCGCCTTGAGTCGCAGAGTGGAGAAACATTGGCG TTTGATCGGATGGGGGCAGATCAGGAGAGGGGTAACCATCACACCCACAGTCGACGACGATTGA